From the genome of Alicyclobacillus sp. SO9:
GAATTCTCCTTACTCAAACGCGATGAAACCGCCGGTTGCTTGAAAGCGCTCCAATCACGGTCCAATCCCGTATACTTCATGCCCTCTCATGCCCTGCAGTACCTCAGCAAAACACAAGTCATGATGGCTTTCTGGCTTATCCTTCAGCTACTTCCAACATTTCTGCCCGATCTGCCACAATCAGACCTTGCACGACTTCCTCCATGTCTCCGTCAAGGAAGCTTTCTAATTTGTGTATCGTCAAACCAATTCGATGATCCGTTACACGGCTCTGAGGAAAGTTATAGGTCCGGATGCGCTCGCTTCTATCTCCCGTTCCTACCTGGCTCTTTCTGTCCGCGGCCAGCTCCTGCTGCTGTTCTTCCTGGAACTTTTCAAAGAGCCTGGCACGAAGTACCTTCATGGCCTTGTCTTTGTTTTTCAACTGTGACTTCTCATCCTGGCACGACACCACAATCCCTGTTGGAATGTGAGTAATGCGAACCGCGGACTGTGTCGTGTTGACACTCTGGCCGCCTGGACCTGTGGCACAAAAAGTGTCGACGCGCAGGTCTTTCTCATACACTTCAACCTGAACATCTTCGACCTCTGGCAGAACAGCCACTGTAGCTGTAGACGTATGAATACGCCCGCCTGACTCCGTAACAGGTACTCTCTGCACCCGATGCGTTCCACTTTCAAACTTCAGACGACTGTAGGCCCCTTTTCCCTGAATCGAGACAGTTACCTCTTTAAAGCCTCCAATGTCTGTATAGTGAGCATCAATCACTTCGAGTTTCCAACCTTGGCGCTCAGCATAGCGGGTGTACATACGTAACAGATCCCCGGCAAACAGTGCCGCCTCGCCTCCGCCTGCTGCTGCACGGATTTCTACAAACACGTTCTTATCGTCATTGGGATCCTTTGGCAGCAAGAGTAACTGCAATTCCTCCTGCAAACGTTCCAATTCTGCTTCAGATTCCTCTATCTCGCTCTTTACAAATTCCTTCATTTCACTGTCCAGTTTTTCCTGAAGCATCTCTTTTGCTTCACTTAACTGATTCTCAACCTGCAAATAGCGTCGATACGTTTCAACCGTAGGCGCTATATCAGATTGTTCCTTCGAGTATTTCCGAAGTTTATCCGTGTCTGAAATGATATTGGGATCGCAGAGCATTTCACTGAGTTCATCATAGCGCTGCGCTATGTTTTCCAATTTGTCGAACAACCCTTACACCTCCCTACCCTCACCGTCCGGACGAGCACAAGGACGCCTTTCCAACAATCCAGAATCATAATTACCCAGCACAACGACCCGGATTGCTGCAGAGCTATCCGGGTTCAGCAAACAGGGATATTACCGAACCGTCACAAATAACATGACGATACCCAGCAATGCCCCTGTAACGTTTTAAGTTGGCTACTCTTGCTCTTCCTCTTGCTTCAAACCGTACTTCTTGTTAAAGCGTTCCACACGACCGCCTGCATCAATAAATTTCTGCTTTCCGGTAAAGAACGGATGGCATTT
Proteins encoded in this window:
- the prfA gene encoding peptide chain release factor 1 encodes the protein MFDKLENIAQRYDELSEMLCDPNIISDTDKLRKYSKEQSDIAPTVETYRRYLQVENQLSEAKEMLQEKLDSEMKEFVKSEIEESEAELERLQEELQLLLLPKDPNDDKNVFVEIRAAAGGGEAALFAGDLLRMYTRYAERQGWKLEVIDAHYTDIGGFKEVTVSIQGKGAYSRLKFESGTHRVQRVPVTESGGRIHTSTATVAVLPEVEDVQVEVYEKDLRVDTFCATGPGGQSVNTTQSAVRITHIPTGIVVSCQDEKSQLKNKDKAMKVLRARLFEKFQEEQQQELAADRKSQVGTGDRSERIRTYNFPQSRVTDHRIGLTIHKLESFLDGDMEEVVQGLIVADRAEMLEVAEG
- the rpmE gene encoding 50S ribosomal protein L31, whose protein sequence is MKTAIHPDYHITTVTCACGETFETGSTKENLRVEICSKCHPFFTGKQKFIDAGGRVERFNKKYGLKQEEEQE